One segment of Macrotis lagotis isolate mMagLag1 chromosome 1, bilby.v1.9.chrom.fasta, whole genome shotgun sequence DNA contains the following:
- the KRCC1 gene encoding lysine-rich coiled-coil protein 1 isoform X8 — protein sequence MKNSKRTFHSFQDELADYIQVQKARGLEPKTYFRKMVEEHFEMDKYKEEHDVRPQSTMAVFEHRVMPETFQACRGVSALTRTIENTLSHCSPAHDSRLRLESLGHCQPNKEEFSEKFMALGPTQQDDNSGPSSISSDNSTNSYQAGRKPKVTHRRKKRHLREEGEEQPNVEEEKKNTEDKDAGKDHKAVRRRKAEVNATSVGKPKHRKERRNREIATDKEDRRHRKEKKEPLPRRTEEEMLWDESILGF from the coding sequence atgaagaattcaaagagaaCCTTTCACTCTTTCCAAGATGAGCTGGCAGACTACATCCAGGTTCAGAAAGCCCGAGGGCTGGAGCCCAAGACTTACTTTCGGAAGATGGTGGAGGAGCACTTTGAGATGGACAAGTACAAGGAGGAGCACGATGTCAGGCCCCAGAGTACCATGGCAGTGTTTGAGCACAGAGTCATGCCTGAGACTTTCCAGGCTTGCCGGGGAGTATCAGCCCTCACTCGAACAATTGAGAACACGTTGTCCCACTGCTCGCCAGCCCATGACAGCAGACTCAGGCTGGAATCTCTTGGGCACTGCCAGCCCAACAAGGAAGAGTTCTCAGAAAAATTCATGGCCTTGGGCCCCACTCAGCAGGATGATAATTCAGGCCCCTCCAGCATCAGCTCGGATAACAGCACAAACTCCTACCAAGCAGGTCGTAAACCAAAAGTGACTCACCGGAGGAAGAAGAGACATctgagagaggagggagaagaacaGCCAAACgtggaagaggagaagaagaacaCGGAGGACAAAGATGCAGGCAAAGACCACAAGGCTGTCAGGAGGAGGAAGGCAGAGGTAAATGCCACCAGTGTAGGAAAGCCAAAGcataggaaagagagaagaaatcgGGAAATAGCCACCGACAAAGAAGACCGGAGACACcggaaagagaagaaggagccCCTTCCCAGGAGGACAGAGGAGGAGATGCTATGGGACGAGTCCATCCTGGGCTTCTGA
- the KRCC1 gene encoding lysine-rich coiled-coil protein 1 isoform X7: protein MYQSHMQGNKHQIKESLVVNLMKNSKRTFHSFQDELADYIQVQKARGLEPKTYFRKMVEEHFEMDKYKEEHDVRPQSTMAVFEHRVMPETFQACRGVSALTRTIENTLSHCSPAHDSRLRLESLGHCQPNKEEFSEKFMALGPTQQDDNSGPSSISSDNSTNSYQAGRKPKVTHRRKKRHLREEGEEQPNVEEEKKNTEDKDAGKDHKAVRRRKAEVNATSVGKPKHRKERRNREIATDKEDRRHRKEKKEPLPRRTEEEMLWDESILGF from the exons ATGTACCAGTCCCACATGCAAGGAAATAAGCATCAGATTAA AGAATCCCTGGTTGTCAACctaatgaagaattcaaagagaaCCTTTCACTCTTTCCAAGATGAGCTGGCAGACTACATCCAGGTTCAGAAAGCCCGAGGGCTGGAGCCCAAGACTTACTTTCGGAAGATGGTGGAGGAGCACTTTGAGATGGACAAGTACAAGGAGGAGCACGATGTCAGGCCCCAGAGTACCATGGCAGTGTTTGAGCACAGAGTCATGCCTGAGACTTTCCAGGCTTGCCGGGGAGTATCAGCCCTCACTCGAACAATTGAGAACACGTTGTCCCACTGCTCGCCAGCCCATGACAGCAGACTCAGGCTGGAATCTCTTGGGCACTGCCAGCCCAACAAGGAAGAGTTCTCAGAAAAATTCATGGCCTTGGGCCCCACTCAGCAGGATGATAATTCAGGCCCCTCCAGCATCAGCTCGGATAACAGCACAAACTCCTACCAAGCAGGTCGTAAACCAAAAGTGACTCACCGGAGGAAGAAGAGACATctgagagaggagggagaagaacaGCCAAACgtggaagaggagaagaagaacaCGGAGGACAAAGATGCAGGCAAAGACCACAAGGCTGTCAGGAGGAGGAAGGCAGAGGTAAATGCCACCAGTGTAGGAAAGCCAAAGcataggaaagagagaagaaatcgGGAAATAGCCACCGACAAAGAAGACCGGAGACACcggaaagagaagaaggagccCCTTCCCAGGAGGACAGAGGAGGAGATGCTATGGGACGAGTCCATCCTGGGCTTCTGA